One window from the genome of Paramisgurnus dabryanus chromosome 24, PD_genome_1.1, whole genome shotgun sequence encodes:
- the LOC135748185 gene encoding uncharacterized protein isoform X2: MLKKMSDVILICLCSLFGVFGAEVKSVSVYEGDSVILHTDTEIQKDDKILWRLRDEDRAILLVEMIEYKVTYYGFKYERFKDRLQISDTLTGDLTIKNIRIKHTGLYDAEINTGTGTSHKRFNVTVKLCPRVDDAGSSGLFSVTEGESVTLLTDVQTQRDDLILWRFGDKSVLIAKCDMEDNTISYDDDGRFSGRLKLNNQTGDLIITNIRTSNAGVYKLKISSNSRETKYKTFTVSVSGSAVASIGCPCCNVRGFCGCCDCSGL, translated from the exons ATGTTGAAGAAAATGTCTGATGTGATTTTGATCTGTTTGTGCAGTCTGTTCG gtgtgtttggtgcTGAAGTGAAGTCAGTGTCAGTGTATGAGGGAGATTCTGTTATTCTACACACTGATACTGAAATACAGAAAGATGACAAGATACTGTGGAGGTTAAGAGACGAAGACAGAGCTATTCTTCTAGTTGAGATGATTGAATATAAGGTCACATATTACGGTTTTAAGTATGAGAGATTTAAAGACAGACTGCAGATATCAGACACTTTAACTGGAGATCTCACCATCAAGAACATCAGAATCAAACACACTGGACTCTATGATGCAGAGATCAACACTGGCACTGGAACATCACACAAGAGATTTAATGTAACTGTCAaat TATGTCCTCGTGTTGATGATGCTGGATCAAGTGGATTATTTTCAGTAACTGAGGGTGAATCTGTTACTCTACTCACTGATGTACAAACACAGAGAGATGATCTGATACTGTGGAGATTTGGAGATAAAAGTGTTCTCATAGCTAAATGTGACATGGAGGACAATACGATCTCATATGATGATGATGGGAGATTCAGTGGCAGACTGAAGCTGAACAatcagactggagatctcaTCATCACAAACATCAGAACCTCAAACGCTGGGGTTTACAAACTGAAGATCAGTAGCAACAGCAGAGAAACAAAATACAAGACATTCACTGTTTCTGTCAGTGGCAGTG CTGTGGCTTCAATTGGCTGTCCTTGCTGCAACGTGCGTGGCTTCTGTGGCTGCTGTGATTGTTCTGGGTTATGA
- the LOC135748185 gene encoding uncharacterized protein isoform X1 yields MLKKMSDVILICLCSLFGVFGAEVKSVSVYEGDSVILHTDTEIQKDDKILWRLRDEDRAILLVEMIEYKVTYYGFKYERFKDRLQISDTLTGDLTIKNIRIKHTGLYDAEINTGTGTSHKRFNVTVKLCPRVDDAGSSGLFSVTEGESVTLLTDVQTQRDDLILWRFGDKSVLIAKCDMEDNTISYDDDGRFSGRLKLNNQTGDLIITNIRTSNAGVYKLKISSNSRETKYKTFTVSVSGSDVVIQLWLQLAVLAATCVASVAAVIVLGYDIKSRRDEQKRKQTTTTSDG; encoded by the exons ATGTTGAAGAAAATGTCTGATGTGATTTTGATCTGTTTGTGCAGTCTGTTCG gtgtgtttggtgcTGAAGTGAAGTCAGTGTCAGTGTATGAGGGAGATTCTGTTATTCTACACACTGATACTGAAATACAGAAAGATGACAAGATACTGTGGAGGTTAAGAGACGAAGACAGAGCTATTCTTCTAGTTGAGATGATTGAATATAAGGTCACATATTACGGTTTTAAGTATGAGAGATTTAAAGACAGACTGCAGATATCAGACACTTTAACTGGAGATCTCACCATCAAGAACATCAGAATCAAACACACTGGACTCTATGATGCAGAGATCAACACTGGCACTGGAACATCACACAAGAGATTTAATGTAACTGTCAaat TATGTCCTCGTGTTGATGATGCTGGATCAAGTGGATTATTTTCAGTAACTGAGGGTGAATCTGTTACTCTACTCACTGATGTACAAACACAGAGAGATGATCTGATACTGTGGAGATTTGGAGATAAAAGTGTTCTCATAGCTAAATGTGACATGGAGGACAATACGATCTCATATGATGATGATGGGAGATTCAGTGGCAGACTGAAGCTGAACAatcagactggagatctcaTCATCACAAACATCAGAACCTCAAACGCTGGGGTTTACAAACTGAAGATCAGTAGCAACAGCAGAGAAACAAAATACAAGACATTCACTGTTTCTGTCAGTGGCAGTG ATGTTGTGATACAGCTGTGGCTTCAATTGGCTGTCCTTGCTGCAACGTGCGTGGCTTCTGTGGCTGCTGTGATTGTTCTGGGTTATGACATCAAATCTAGAAGAGATGAACAGAAGAggaaacaaacaacaacaacatctgATGGATGA